In the Streptomyces sp. f51 genome, one interval contains:
- a CDS encoding alpha/beta fold hydrolase: MHKAEEPTLRLFVFHHSGGSHLAYRDWPAAFPAHWDVQVPDAPGRGPRDRRPALRDAGALLDHFLHELDTRLTGPYAFFGHSMGGLVAYELTRRLLDAGRTPPLWLGVSARGTLHPDGDPVRRHLLTDAELRRELATMGGTPSEVMDHDELWELFEPTIRADLRMSETWRTPPLTAPLPVPLSVFGGTRDQVAPPHRLDGWAEATEHFLGRHLFEGGHFYFQDHLPAVARQIQDDVRRARQSARTPSAVTR; this comes from the coding sequence ATGCACAAGGCGGAAGAGCCGACACTGCGCCTGTTCGTGTTCCACCACTCCGGCGGTTCGCACCTGGCCTACCGCGACTGGCCGGCCGCCTTCCCGGCCCACTGGGACGTGCAGGTCCCCGACGCCCCGGGCCGCGGCCCGCGCGACCGGCGCCCCGCGCTGCGCGACGCGGGCGCCCTGCTCGACCACTTCCTGCACGAACTGGACACCCGGCTGACGGGCCCCTACGCGTTCTTCGGACACAGCATGGGCGGACTGGTCGCCTACGAACTCACCCGCCGCCTGCTGGACGCCGGCCGCACCCCGCCGCTCTGGCTCGGCGTGTCCGCGCGCGGCACCCTGCACCCCGACGGGGACCCGGTGCGCCGCCACCTGCTGACCGACGCCGAACTGCGCCGCGAACTGGCCACGATGGGCGGCACCCCCTCCGAGGTCATGGACCATGACGAACTGTGGGAGCTGTTCGAGCCGACCATCCGCGCCGACCTGCGCATGAGCGAGACCTGGCGCACCCCGCCGCTGACCGCGCCGCTGCCGGTTCCCCTGTCGGTGTTCGGCGGCACCCGGGACCAGGTCGCGCCCCCGCACCGCCTGGACGGCTGGGCCGAGGCCACCGAGCACTTCCTGGGCCGCCACCTCTTCGAGGGCGGCCACTTCTACTTCCAGGACCACCTTCCCGCGGTCGCCCGGCAGATCCAGGACGACGTGCGCCGCGCCCGGCAGAGCGCCCGCACACCGTCCGCGGTGACCCGATGA
- a CDS encoding AfsR/SARP family transcriptional regulator: MTVLDLTAPAPAPTGAADTSGAIEAATEFRLLGPVVVHDRGTGTGIAPAGPKQRALLAALVAHAGRQLSVDRLVEELWGERPPANAPSALHTHVARLRRLLPARGHEWISTLPTGYLLRLGRASTDVARFTRLSAQGRAALPQDPREATRLLGLALALWQGTALQDSCHGPLCTAEADRLEEQRLTALEALYEASLNCGRYAEIVCDLERLTAAHPLRERLYDLLMIALYRCGRQSEALGVYERARRHLVATLGVEPGPALRCRLDAVLNHCPTLTAARPHRPDLTAETARLQDRIDQLVRDQADLLRRVRELDAGR, from the coding sequence ATGACCGTCCTCGACCTCACCGCACCGGCCCCCGCCCCCACCGGAGCAGCCGACACGAGCGGGGCGATCGAGGCGGCGACCGAGTTCCGGTTGCTCGGCCCGGTGGTCGTCCACGACCGGGGGACCGGAACGGGCATCGCCCCCGCCGGACCCAAACAGCGGGCCCTGCTCGCCGCGCTCGTCGCCCACGCGGGCCGGCAGCTGTCCGTGGACCGCCTGGTGGAGGAACTGTGGGGCGAGCGGCCCCCCGCCAACGCGCCGAGCGCCCTGCACACCCACGTCGCCCGGCTGCGCCGGCTGCTGCCCGCCCGCGGCCACGAATGGATCAGCACCCTGCCCACCGGATACCTGCTGCGCCTGGGCCGGGCCTCGACCGACGTGGCCCGCTTCACCCGCCTGTCCGCCCAGGGCCGCGCGGCCCTCCCCCAGGACCCCCGCGAGGCGACCCGCCTCCTTGGCCTGGCGCTCGCGCTGTGGCAGGGGACGGCCCTCCAGGACAGCTGCCACGGCCCGCTGTGCACGGCCGAGGCCGACCGCCTCGAGGAACAGCGCCTCACCGCCCTGGAAGCCCTGTACGAGGCGAGCCTGAACTGCGGCCGCTACGCCGAGATCGTCTGCGACCTGGAACGCCTCACCGCCGCCCACCCGCTGCGCGAGCGCCTCTACGACCTGCTGATGATCGCCCTGTACCGGTGCGGCCGGCAGTCGGAGGCCCTCGGCGTCTACGAACGCGCGCGCCGCCACCTGGTCGCCACGCTCGGCGTGGAACCGGGCCCGGCGCTGCGCTGCCGCCTGGACGCCGTCCTCAACCACTGCCCCACGCTGACCGCGGCGCGCCCGCACCGGCCCGACCTGACCGCGGAGACGGCCCGCCTCCAGGACCGTATCGACCAACTGGTCAGAGACCAGGCGGACTTGCTGCGCCGGGTCCGGGAACTGGACGCGGGCCGCTGA
- the argB gene encoding acetylglutamate kinase: protein MTVSVQQARAKAHCLGEALPWPDRHQGRTVVIKLGGHAMVDAELTAAFARDIACLRYAGLRPLVVHGGGPQIDAELERRGMRREFAAGLRVTPAEAMDVVRMVLAGQVQRELVGLINRHGPLAVGMTGEDADTLTAVRHVPWIDGEPVDVGRVGDITRVDTTTLEGLLAAGRIPVVSPLARSAEDGLVYNVNADTVAAALATALRAEELVMLTDVAGLCAGWPHRAEVIPRLTADELEKLLPELSDGMVPKMTGCLEAVRGGVGAARVIDGRIPHSVLLEMFTDDGTGTVIVPDPDDQEVVLP from the coding sequence ATGACCGTCAGCGTGCAGCAGGCCCGGGCCAAGGCCCACTGCCTCGGCGAGGCCCTGCCCTGGCCGGACCGTCACCAGGGCCGGACCGTCGTGATCAAACTGGGCGGACACGCCATGGTCGACGCGGAGCTCACCGCGGCCTTCGCCCGCGACATCGCCTGCCTGCGCTACGCCGGGCTGCGGCCCCTGGTCGTGCACGGCGGCGGCCCCCAGATCGACGCCGAGCTCGAACGGCGCGGCATGCGGCGCGAGTTCGCGGCGGGCCTGCGCGTCACCCCGGCAGAGGCGATGGACGTGGTCCGCATGGTCCTGGCCGGCCAGGTGCAGCGCGAACTGGTCGGGCTGATCAACCGCCACGGCCCGCTCGCCGTCGGGATGACCGGCGAGGACGCGGACACCCTCACCGCGGTACGGCACGTGCCGTGGATCGACGGGGAACCCGTCGACGTCGGCCGGGTCGGCGACATCACCCGCGTGGACACCACCACCCTGGAAGGACTGCTGGCGGCCGGCCGGATCCCGGTGGTCTCACCGCTCGCCCGCAGCGCCGAGGACGGCCTGGTCTACAACGTCAACGCCGACACCGTCGCCGCGGCGCTCGCGACCGCGCTGCGCGCCGAGGAACTCGTCATGCTGACGGACGTCGCGGGGCTGTGCGCGGGCTGGCCGCACCGCGCCGAGGTCATCCCCCGGCTGACCGCGGACGAACTGGAGAAGCTCCTGCCGGAACTGAGCGACGGCATGGTGCCCAAGATGACCGGATGCCTGGAGGCCGTACGGGGCGGGGTGGGCGCGGCCCGGGTGATCGACGGGCGGATCCCGCACTCGGTGCTCCTGGAGATGTTCACCGACGACGGGACCGGCACGGTGATCGTGCCGGACCCGGACGACCAGGAGGTGGTCCTGCCGTGA
- a CDS encoding SidA/IucD/PvdA family monooxygenase, with the protein METTGRRSAEVYDVVGIGFGPSNLSLAIALEEHGASTPGHPVTAHFFERQPSFGWHRNMLLPSTTMQISFLKDLATYRNPLSRYSFVSYLHASNRLVQFVNNQDFFPTRQEFHQYLEWAAADLGDRVSYGTEVTSIRPAAEAGAPASDLLEIEVRGADGTARVVRARNVVVSTGLVPRLPDGVTSDERVWHSSEFLTRFRAQDPKDLRNVVVVGAGQSAAEITRFFHDELPHAQVSAVVPSYGYAIADDTPFANQVFDPGAVDDHYFGTEQARDAFWRYHRNTNYSVVDSDVIRDLYRRSYDERVRGTQRLHFRNLTRVTDVKRAGTETRVSLRSLLDDRTEELAVDALVFATGYDGLDPARLLGDFDRHFLRDAEGRHQVERDYRLVSASGLAGGVYLQGGTEHTHGLSSALLSNIAVRSGEIADSIVLRRTERELSRTCPVRAAHSAA; encoded by the coding sequence ATGGAGACAACGGGCAGGCGGAGCGCAGAGGTCTACGACGTGGTCGGCATCGGGTTCGGCCCGTCCAACCTGTCGCTCGCGATCGCTCTGGAAGAACACGGGGCGAGCACTCCCGGACATCCGGTCACCGCCCACTTCTTCGAGCGGCAGCCCTCCTTCGGCTGGCACCGCAACATGCTGCTGCCGTCGACGACCATGCAGATCTCGTTCCTCAAGGACCTGGCGACGTACAGGAACCCGCTGTCCCGCTACAGCTTCGTGTCCTACCTGCACGCCTCGAACCGGCTGGTGCAGTTCGTGAACAACCAGGACTTCTTCCCCACCCGCCAGGAGTTCCACCAGTACCTGGAGTGGGCCGCCGCCGATCTGGGCGACCGGGTCAGCTACGGCACCGAGGTCACCTCGATCCGGCCCGCCGCCGAGGCCGGGGCACCGGCCTCGGACCTCCTGGAGATCGAGGTGCGCGGCGCCGACGGCACCGCCCGGGTGGTCCGCGCACGCAACGTGGTCGTCTCCACCGGCCTGGTGCCGCGCCTGCCGGACGGCGTGACCTCCGACGAACGGGTGTGGCACAGCTCGGAGTTCCTCACCAGGTTCCGCGCACAGGACCCGAAGGACCTCAGGAACGTGGTCGTGGTCGGGGCCGGCCAGAGCGCCGCCGAGATCACCCGGTTCTTCCACGACGAACTGCCCCACGCCCAGGTCTCCGCGGTCGTCCCCTCCTACGGCTACGCCATCGCCGACGACACGCCCTTCGCCAACCAGGTCTTCGACCCCGGCGCGGTCGACGACCACTACTTCGGCACCGAGCAGGCACGGGACGCCTTCTGGCGCTACCACCGCAACACCAACTACTCGGTGGTCGACTCCGACGTCATCCGCGACCTGTACCGGCGCTCCTACGACGAGCGGGTGCGCGGCACCCAGCGGCTGCACTTCCGCAACCTCACCCGGGTCACCGACGTCAAGCGCGCCGGGACCGAGACACGGGTGAGCCTGCGCTCGCTGCTCGACGACCGCACCGAGGAACTCGCCGTGGACGCGCTGGTGTTCGCCACCGGCTACGACGGCCTGGACCCCGCCCGCCTGCTCGGCGACTTCGACCGGCACTTCCTGCGCGACGCCGAGGGCAGGCACCAGGTGGAACGCGACTACCGCCTGGTCAGCGCGTCGGGACTGGCCGGCGGGGTCTACCTCCAGGGCGGCACCGAGCACACCCACGGCCTGTCCTCGGCCCTGCTGTCGAACATCGCGGTCCGTAGCGGCGAGATCGCCGACTCGATCGTGCTGCGGCGCACCGAACGGGAGCTGAGCCGCACCTGCCCCGTACGGGCCGCGCACTCGGCCGCCTGA
- a CDS encoding FMN-binding negative transcriptional regulator, with translation MFVPSFYREPDHSWMADLIRGNPLALAVTNGSPQDGPFATHLPVIFDPGAAGEAGQELEGTTLLGHMNRANPHWAALRSGEVLLLTFTGPHSYVSPTVYGKSPAAPTWNFTAVHVRGTVERIDSTEETLEVVQSTVRAFEGAFGDGWDMTDSLGYFRQIVPAVGAFRLTVTGAEGMFKLSQEQPEAVRERVQTSFGQSGCTYRREVAGLMNRLP, from the coding sequence ATGTTCGTGCCCAGCTTCTACCGCGAGCCGGATCATTCCTGGATGGCGGATCTGATCCGCGGCAACCCCCTGGCCCTCGCGGTGACGAACGGCAGCCCCCAGGACGGCCCCTTCGCCACGCACCTGCCGGTCATCTTCGACCCGGGCGCCGCCGGTGAGGCGGGCCAGGAGCTGGAGGGGACCACGCTGCTGGGGCACATGAACCGGGCCAACCCGCACTGGGCGGCGCTGCGGTCGGGCGAGGTGCTGCTGCTGACGTTCACCGGCCCGCACTCCTACGTCTCGCCCACGGTCTACGGGAAGAGCCCGGCCGCCCCGACGTGGAACTTCACCGCGGTCCACGTCCGGGGCACGGTGGAGAGGATCGACTCCACGGAGGAGACGCTGGAGGTGGTGCAGTCCACCGTGCGCGCCTTCGAGGGGGCGTTCGGCGACGGCTGGGACATGACCGACTCGCTCGGCTACTTCCGCCAGATCGTGCCCGCCGTGGGGGCCTTCCGGCTCACCGTCACCGGCGCCGAGGGCATGTTCAAGCTCAGCCAGGAGCAGCCGGAAGCGGTGCGCGAGCGGGTCCAGACCTCGTTCGGGCAGAGCGGATGCACCTACAGGCGCGAGGTCGCCGGGCTGATGAACCGGCTGCCGTGA
- a CDS encoding LmbU family transcriptional regulator, whose amino-acid sequence MMAHQAGQTARPHGGTATTVPQPVPRPARAAASAPRRVPVLTTRVGLQMPAKMAYDEWERAGRQLADVLDSSSWWLGDWMVYGKDHYTDRYQRGIRAAGLSYQTLRNYAWVSRRFDLTRRRPALSFQHHAELASMQVADQELWLDRAEQGQWTTKQLRGALRAARQGEQRPAAAAEPSRRLEVPGSRLEWWHQAARELGVDFEQWVTAALDSAAATALEASGAPAERGEAAGLKGVQGVQGVQDVTALAGQRTLPVAISA is encoded by the coding sequence ATGATGGCGCATCAGGCCGGTCAGACCGCGCGGCCGCACGGCGGCACGGCGACCACCGTCCCGCAGCCGGTGCCGCGGCCGGCCCGCGCCGCCGCGTCCGCGCCGCGCCGGGTCCCGGTGCTGACGACCAGGGTGGGCCTCCAGATGCCCGCCAAGATGGCCTACGACGAGTGGGAGCGGGCCGGCCGGCAGCTCGCCGACGTCCTCGACTCCTCCTCCTGGTGGCTGGGCGACTGGATGGTGTACGGCAAGGACCACTACACCGACCGCTACCAGCGCGGGATACGCGCCGCCGGCCTGTCGTACCAGACCCTGCGCAACTACGCCTGGGTCTCGCGGCGTTTCGACCTCACCCGGCGCCGCCCCGCCCTGAGCTTCCAGCACCACGCCGAGCTGGCCTCCATGCAGGTCGCGGACCAGGAACTCTGGCTGGACCGCGCCGAACAGGGGCAGTGGACCACCAAGCAGCTGCGCGGTGCCCTGCGCGCGGCGCGCCAGGGCGAGCAGCGGCCGGCCGCTGCGGCCGAGCCGAGCCGCCGTCTGGAGGTTCCCGGCAGCCGTCTCGAGTGGTGGCACCAGGCCGCGCGGGAGCTGGGCGTCGACTTCGAGCAGTGGGTGACGGCCGCCCTGGACAGCGCGGCCGCGACCGCCCTGGAGGCGTCCGGCGCCCCGGCGGAGCGCGGCGAGGCCGCCGGCCTCAAGGGCGTTCAGGGCGTTCAGGGTGTGCAGGACGTGACGGCGCTCGCCGGGCAGCGGACCCTGCCGGTGGCCATCAGCGCCTGA
- a CDS encoding ABC transporter permease translates to MSSLSLALRDSSTMLRRNLLHARRYPSLTLNLLLTPVMLLLLFVYIFGGAMSGGAGRAAYIAYIVPGILLMTVGSTVIGTAVSVSTDMSEGIIARFRTMAIHRGSILVGHVIGSVVQSALSVVLVAAVGVAIGFRSSGAGVLDWLAAFGLIVLFALALTWIAVGMGLVSPTAEAASNNAMPLILLPLLSSAFVPLHSMPGWFQPIARYQPFTPAIETLRGLLLGTPIGDNWWIALLWCLGLAVLGYFWAASTFDRDAH, encoded by the coding sequence ATGAGCTCCCTCTCCCTCGCCCTGCGCGACTCCTCCACCATGCTGCGCCGCAATCTGCTGCACGCCCGGCGCTACCCCTCGCTCACCCTGAACCTGCTGCTCACCCCGGTGATGCTGCTCCTGCTGTTCGTCTACATCTTCGGCGGCGCGATGAGCGGCGGCGCGGGCCGCGCGGCGTACATCGCCTACATCGTGCCCGGCATCCTGCTGATGACGGTCGGCTCCACGGTGATCGGCACCGCGGTGTCCGTCTCCACCGACATGAGCGAGGGCATCATCGCCCGCTTCCGCACCATGGCCATCCACCGGGGCTCCATCCTGGTCGGGCATGTCATCGGCAGCGTCGTGCAGTCGGCGCTGAGCGTGGTCCTGGTCGCCGCCGTCGGCGTGGCCATCGGTTTCCGCTCCAGCGGGGCCGGCGTCCTCGACTGGCTCGCGGCGTTCGGGCTGATCGTCCTGTTCGCCCTGGCGCTCACCTGGATCGCGGTCGGCATGGGCCTGGTCAGCCCGACCGCGGAGGCCGCCAGCAACAACGCCATGCCGCTGATCCTGCTGCCGCTGCTGTCCAGCGCCTTCGTCCCGCTGCACTCCATGCCCGGCTGGTTCCAGCCGATCGCCCGCTACCAGCCCTTCACCCCCGCCATCGAGACCCTGCGCGGCCTCCTGCTCGGCACCCCGATCGGCGACAACTGGTGGATCGCCCTGCTGTGGTGCCTGGGCCTCGCGGTGCTCGGCTACTTCTGGGCGGCCTCCACCTTCGACCGGGACGCGCACTGA
- a CDS encoding ATP-binding cassette domain-containing protein produces MSTLAIAANGLRKSYGDKTVLDGIDLAVEQGTVFSLLGPNGAGKTTAVSILSTLVRADAGELRVGGHDLAADPQAVRAAIGVTGQFSAVDNLITGEENMLLMADLHHLPKAEGRRVAAALLERFDLVEAAKKPASTYSGGMKRRLDIAMTLVGSPRIIFLDEPTTGLDPRSRHTMWGIIRELVSGGVTVFLTTQYLEEADQLADRIAVLHNGGIAAEGTAAELKRLVPGGHVRLRFTDPAAYRSAASALDAATRDEEALALQIVSDGTQRDLHALLGRLAAAGIEADELSVHTPDLDDVFFALTDTAALPGQTGRTDHHDSRTGQTKETLR; encoded by the coding sequence ATGAGTACTTTGGCCATCGCGGCGAACGGGCTGCGCAAGTCCTACGGCGACAAGACCGTGCTCGACGGCATCGACCTGGCCGTCGAGCAGGGAACGGTCTTCTCCCTGCTCGGCCCGAACGGCGCCGGCAAGACGACGGCCGTCAGCATCCTGTCCACCCTCGTCCGCGCCGACGCCGGCGAGCTGCGGGTCGGCGGCCACGACCTCGCCGCCGACCCGCAGGCCGTGCGCGCCGCGATCGGCGTCACCGGGCAGTTCTCCGCCGTCGACAACCTGATCACCGGCGAGGAGAACATGCTCCTCATGGCGGACCTGCACCATCTGCCGAAGGCCGAGGGACGGCGGGTGGCCGCGGCGCTGCTGGAGCGCTTCGACCTGGTCGAGGCCGCGAAGAAGCCCGCCTCCACCTACTCCGGCGGCATGAAGCGCCGCCTGGACATCGCCATGACCCTGGTCGGCAGCCCCCGGATCATCTTCCTCGACGAACCCACCACCGGCCTCGACCCCCGCTCCCGCCACACCATGTGGGGCATCATCCGCGAACTGGTCTCCGGCGGCGTCACCGTCTTCCTCACCACCCAGTACCTGGAGGAGGCCGACCAGCTCGCCGACCGCATCGCCGTGCTGCACAACGGCGGGATCGCCGCCGAGGGCACCGCCGCCGAACTCAAGCGGCTGGTCCCGGGCGGGCACGTCCGGCTCCGCTTCACCGACCCCGCCGCCTACCGGTCCGCCGCCTCCGCACTGGACGCGGCCACCCGGGACGAGGAGGCACTGGCGCTCCAGATCGTCAGCGACGGCACCCAGCGGGACCTGCACGCCCTCCTCGGCCGGCTGGCCGCGGCGGGCATCGAGGCCGACGAACTGAGCGTGCACACCCCCGACCTCGACGACGTGTTCTTCGCCCTCACCGACACCGCCGCACTGCCCGGCCAGACCGGCCGCACCGACCACCACGACAGCCGGACCGGCCAGACCAAGGAGACCCTGCGATGA
- a CDS encoding acetylornithine transaminase: MSPLDPAGAGSGTTGSAASGTTGGTTGGTAGNAALTGRWQEVMMDNFGTPRLPLVEGRGCRVRDAEGNEYLDFFAGIAVNALGHAHPAVVRAVCGQIASLGHVSNLFVAEPTVRLAERLLELAGREGRVYFSNSGAEAVEAAFKIGRLTGRTRMVATAGGFHGRTMGALALTGQSAKQRPFLPLPGEVVHVPYGDAAALRGAVTEDTALLVLEPVQGENGVVVPPPGYLRAAREITAATGTLLVLDEVQTGIGRTGHWFAAQAEGVEADVVTLAKGLGGGLPIGATLAFGAAARLLTPGAHGSTFSGNPVVCAAALAVLDTIERDGLLERVARAGRRLRRGLEDLAHPLVREVRGAGLLVGVVLEGDLAARVQQAAQDRGLLVNAAVPGVVRLAPPLIVSDHEVDAFVEGFGAALSAVRAGTDARAGTGIGPRARAGADTGAGAGAGAGADTGAGAGAGSAAERSLPPHCNTPSR; encoded by the coding sequence ATGAGCCCCCTCGACCCCGCAGGCGCGGGAAGCGGCACGACCGGCAGCGCGGCCAGCGGCACGACCGGCGGCACGACCGGCGGCACGGCGGGCAACGCGGCGCTGACCGGGCGCTGGCAGGAGGTCATGATGGACAACTTCGGCACCCCCCGGCTGCCGCTCGTCGAGGGCCGCGGCTGCCGGGTCCGGGACGCCGAGGGCAACGAGTACCTCGACTTCTTCGCCGGCATCGCGGTCAACGCGCTCGGCCACGCGCACCCCGCGGTCGTCCGGGCCGTGTGCGGGCAGATCGCCTCCCTGGGGCACGTCTCGAACCTGTTCGTCGCCGAGCCGACCGTGCGCCTGGCCGAACGTCTGCTGGAACTGGCCGGGCGCGAGGGGCGGGTGTACTTCTCCAACTCCGGTGCCGAGGCGGTCGAGGCGGCCTTCAAGATCGGCAGGCTCACCGGCCGCACGCGCATGGTGGCGACGGCCGGCGGCTTCCACGGCCGCACCATGGGGGCGCTGGCACTGACCGGCCAGAGCGCCAAACAGCGTCCCTTCCTGCCGCTGCCGGGCGAGGTCGTCCATGTGCCGTACGGGGATGCCGCGGCCCTGCGCGGCGCGGTCACCGAGGACACCGCGCTGCTGGTCCTTGAGCCCGTGCAGGGGGAGAACGGTGTGGTCGTGCCGCCGCCGGGCTATCTGCGGGCGGCCCGCGAGATCACGGCGGCGACCGGAACGCTGCTGGTCCTGGACGAGGTGCAGACCGGGATCGGGCGCACGGGCCACTGGTTCGCGGCCCAGGCCGAGGGCGTCGAGGCGGACGTCGTCACCCTGGCCAAGGGGCTGGGCGGCGGGCTGCCCATCGGCGCGACGCTCGCCTTCGGGGCGGCCGCGCGTCTGCTCACCCCCGGCGCGCACGGCTCCACCTTCAGCGGCAACCCCGTGGTGTGCGCGGCCGCCCTCGCCGTCCTGGACACCATCGAGCGGGACGGGCTGCTGGAGCGGGTGGCGCGGGCCGGGCGGCGGCTGCGGCGCGGTCTTGAGGACCTGGCCCATCCGCTGGTGCGCGAGGTCCGCGGCGCCGGGCTGCTGGTGGGCGTCGTGCTGGAGGGGGATCTCGCGGCCCGGGTGCAGCAGGCCGCCCAGGACAGGGGGCTGCTGGTGAACGCGGCGGTGCCGGGCGTCGTCCGGCTCGCCCCGCCGCTGATCGTGTCGGACCACGAGGTGGACGCCTTCGTCGAGGGGTTCGGGGCGGCACTGTCCGCGGTCCGCGCCGGGACCGATGCCCGGGCCGGGACCGGTATCGGCCCCAGGGCCAGGGCGGGTGCGGATACCGGGGCCGGCGCGGGTGCCGGGGCGGGTGCGGATACCGGGGCGGGTGCGGGTGCCGGGAGCGCAGCGGAGCGTTCACTTCCACCCCATTGCAACACGCCCAGCCGTTGA
- the argJ gene encoding bifunctional glutamate N-acetyltransferase/amino-acid acetyltransferase ArgJ, with translation MSVTAARGFRAAGIAAGIKTSGGLDLALVVNDGPRRGAAGVFTSNRVQAAPVQWSRQVLADGEIRAVVLNSGGANACTGAQGLKDTQATAERAARLLGLDSGEVAVCSTGLIGVPLPMERLLPGVESAVAVLSADGGQDAARAVMTTDTVRKTALARGKGWTVGGMAKGAGMLAPGLATMLAVLTTDADVDSAWLEEALRDAVRVTFDRVDSDGCMSTNDTVLLLASGAGEVVPDRAEFAEAVRAVCADLARQLTGDAEGASKEIRIEVAGAASEDDAVEVGRSIARNNLLKCAIHGEDPNWGRVLSAIGTTSAVFEPDRLGVAINGVWVCKNGGVGEDRALVDMTGRDVGITVDLGAGPHSAVVWTNDLTADYVHENSEYSS, from the coding sequence TTGAGCGTCACCGCAGCACGAGGCTTCAGGGCGGCGGGCATCGCCGCGGGAATCAAGACCAGCGGCGGCCTGGATCTGGCGCTGGTCGTCAACGACGGGCCGCGCCGCGGCGCGGCCGGTGTCTTCACCTCCAATCGGGTGCAGGCGGCGCCCGTCCAGTGGTCCCGGCAGGTCCTGGCGGACGGCGAGATCCGCGCGGTCGTCCTCAACTCCGGTGGTGCCAACGCCTGTACGGGGGCGCAGGGGCTGAAGGACACGCAGGCGACCGCCGAGCGGGCCGCCCGTCTGCTGGGTCTTGACTCCGGTGAGGTGGCGGTGTGTTCCACCGGGCTCATCGGGGTGCCGCTGCCGATGGAGCGGCTGCTGCCCGGTGTGGAGAGCGCCGTCGCGGTGCTGTCCGCCGACGGCGGCCAGGACGCGGCCCGCGCGGTGATGACCACCGACACCGTGCGCAAGACGGCCCTCGCCCGCGGGAAGGGGTGGACGGTGGGCGGCATGGCCAAGGGGGCTGGGATGCTCGCCCCGGGTCTTGCCACCATGCTGGCCGTGCTCACCACCGACGCGGACGTGGACAGTGCCTGGCTGGAGGAGGCGCTGCGGGACGCCGTCCGTGTCACCTTCGACCGGGTCGACTCCGACGGCTGCATGTCGACCAACGACACGGTGCTGCTGCTCGCCTCCGGGGCCGGTGAAGTGGTCCCGGACCGGGCGGAGTTCGCCGAGGCCGTCCGGGCGGTCTGCGCGGATCTGGCCCGGCAGCTGACCGGGGACGCGGAGGGCGCGAGCAAGGAGATCCGGATCGAGGTGGCGGGGGCGGCGAGCGAGGACGACGCCGTCGAGGTGGGCCGCTCCATCGCCCGCAACAACCTCCTCAAGTGCGCGATCCACGGCGAGGACCCCAACTGGGGCCGGGTCCTGTCCGCCATCGGCACCACCTCCGCCGTCTTCGAGCCCGACCGGCTCGGCGTCGCCATCAACGGCGTGTGGGTCTGCAAGAACGGCGGCGTCGGCGAGGACCGGGCGCTGGTGGACATGACCGGCCGCGACGTCGGCATCACCGTCGACCTCGGCGCAGGCCCGCACAGCGCGGTCGTCTGGACCAACGACCTCACCGCCGACTACGTCCACGAGAACAGCGAGTACTCCTCATGA